Proteins from one Phoenix dactylifera cultivar Barhee BC4 unplaced genomic scaffold, palm_55x_up_171113_PBpolish2nd_filt_p 001532F, whole genome shotgun sequence genomic window:
- the LOC120108760 gene encoding CTD small phosphatase-like protein 2 isoform X2, with translation MFSPAFHHHKDICGGIPDKAGAMDLFKSKDQANHHDVEVEESKEVDAYCGPGTLENQQKHVEKRTEVVSACAYDDKVDLTNHFHTLHMESNHANSSCGDEYSALGNLSSEVSAIYLAMQNSKLECIEEQNHSSMSAEGCVELDEETLVHSSLEPCEDADFTFPVNFNLKEHTIYVRCRPYLKDFLERVASLFETIIFTASQSIYAEQLLNVLDPKRKLFRHRVYRESCVFVEGNYLKDLSVLGRDLAHVLIIDNSPQAFGFQIDNGIPIESWFDDCNDRELLSLLPFLESLVGVEDVRPLIAKKFNLREKIASAACLSLDFRR, from the exons ATGTTTTCCCCTGCCTTTCATCATCATAAGGACATCTGTGGTGGCATTCCTGATAAAG cTGGTGCTATGGACTTGTTCAAGAGCAAAGACCAAGCAAATCATCATGATGTTGAGGTTGAAGAATCAAAGGAGGTCGATGCCTATTGTGGTCCTGGTACATTAGAAAATCAGCAGAAACATGTTGAGAAGAGAACAGAAGTCGTGTCAGCATGTGCATATGATGATAAAGTTGATTTGACAAATCATTTTCATACTCTTCATATGGAATCAAATCATGCAAACTCATCATGTGGTGATGAATATAGTGCTCTGGGGAACCTCTCTTCCGAAGTTTCAGCCATATATCTTGCAATGCAGAATTCTAAGTTGGAGTGTATTGAAGAACAAAATCATAGTTCAATGTCAGCCGAAGGTTGTGTGGAGCTTGATGAag AGACTTTAGTTCATTCCAGCCTTGAACCATGTGAAGATGCAGATTTTACATTTCCAGTTAATTTCAATCTTAAAGAGCACACAATATATGTACGCTGTCGTCCTTATCTTAAGGACTTCTTGGAGAGGGTTGCCAGCCTATTTGAGACAATTATATTCACTGCCAGTCAAAGTATATACGCTGAACAGCTCCTCAATGTACTTGATCCAAAAAGGAAATTATTTCGCCACCGTGTTTATCGTGAGTCTTGCGTTTTTGTGGAGGGTAATTATCTAAAGGATCTGTCGGTTCTTGGTCGTGATTTGGCACATGTCCTTATCATTGATAACTCACCTCAG GCATTTGGATTTCAAATTGACAATGGTATTCCTATTGAAAGCTGGTTTGATGACTGTAATGATCGGGAACTGCTTTCACTACTACCCTTCTTGGAGAGTTTGGTTGGGGTTGAGGATGTCCGTCCACTGATAGCCAAAAAGTTCAATCTTCGTGAGAAGATAGCTTCTGCAGCTTGCCTTTCTCTTGACTTCAGAAGGTGA
- the LOC120108760 gene encoding CTD small phosphatase-like protein 2 isoform X1: protein MFSPAFHHHKDICGGIPDKAGAMDLFKSKDQANHHDVEVEESKEVDAYCGPGTLENQQKHVEKRTEVVSACAYDDKVDLTNHFHTLHMESNHANSSCGDEYSALGNLSSEVSAIYLAMQNSKLECIEEQNHSSMSAEGCVELDEGDEFDDFDPYLFIKDLPDLSAVVPRFRPMLLPKQTRSCPSITLVLDLDETLVHSSLEPCEDADFTFPVNFNLKEHTIYVRCRPYLKDFLERVASLFETIIFTASQSIYAEQLLNVLDPKRKLFRHRVYRESCVFVEGNYLKDLSVLGRDLAHVLIIDNSPQAFGFQIDNGIPIESWFDDCNDRELLSLLPFLESLVGVEDVRPLIAKKFNLREKIASAACLSLDFRR, encoded by the exons ATGTTTTCCCCTGCCTTTCATCATCATAAGGACATCTGTGGTGGCATTCCTGATAAAG cTGGTGCTATGGACTTGTTCAAGAGCAAAGACCAAGCAAATCATCATGATGTTGAGGTTGAAGAATCAAAGGAGGTCGATGCCTATTGTGGTCCTGGTACATTAGAAAATCAGCAGAAACATGTTGAGAAGAGAACAGAAGTCGTGTCAGCATGTGCATATGATGATAAAGTTGATTTGACAAATCATTTTCATACTCTTCATATGGAATCAAATCATGCAAACTCATCATGTGGTGATGAATATAGTGCTCTGGGGAACCTCTCTTCCGAAGTTTCAGCCATATATCTTGCAATGCAGAATTCTAAGTTGGAGTGTATTGAAGAACAAAATCATAGTTCAATGTCAGCCGAAGGTTGTGTGGAGCTTGATGAaggtgatgaatttgatgattttGATCCGTACTTATTTATCAAGGATCTGCCTGATTTATCGGCTGTAGTTCCAAGATTTCGGCCCATGCTTTTGCCAAAGCAGACACGGAGTTGCCCTTCAATTACCCTTGTTCTTGATTTGGATG AGACTTTAGTTCATTCCAGCCTTGAACCATGTGAAGATGCAGATTTTACATTTCCAGTTAATTTCAATCTTAAAGAGCACACAATATATGTACGCTGTCGTCCTTATCTTAAGGACTTCTTGGAGAGGGTTGCCAGCCTATTTGAGACAATTATATTCACTGCCAGTCAAAGTATATACGCTGAACAGCTCCTCAATGTACTTGATCCAAAAAGGAAATTATTTCGCCACCGTGTTTATCGTGAGTCTTGCGTTTTTGTGGAGGGTAATTATCTAAAGGATCTGTCGGTTCTTGGTCGTGATTTGGCACATGTCCTTATCATTGATAACTCACCTCAG GCATTTGGATTTCAAATTGACAATGGTATTCCTATTGAAAGCTGGTTTGATGACTGTAATGATCGGGAACTGCTTTCACTACTACCCTTCTTGGAGAGTTTGGTTGGGGTTGAGGATGTCCGTCCACTGATAGCCAAAAAGTTCAATCTTCGTGAGAAGATAGCTTCTGCAGCTTGCCTTTCTCTTGACTTCAGAAG GTGA
- the LOC103707862 gene encoding uncharacterized protein YciO, whose amino-acid sequence MLSDAIAGGCATSAAPTAAGAPSLSFRRSVSSLHLPTRLPSPPPLRQHLPVRALALKRNPKRLKYSAPRFFKDGERMVYVEMDPSGSDGWKLEPIIKLIKEGGVGVIPTDTVYAVVCDLKSHSSIERLRRIKEEDSKPLSILCRSFQDIDTYTMGFPRGNAHGQPNIFRAVKHCLPGPYTFILPASKQLPKQCIKPGMAAKYASRKHVGVRIPDDSICQAILQNLDAPLVCTSVKWPEKDQWMVDPVIIADTYEPEGLDFVVDGGMRVADPSTVVDMTGACPKVIRQGKGPRLDWMVVEGEDPAAQEELPFLQAA is encoded by the exons ATGTTGTCCGACGCGATCGCAGGCGGTTGCGCCACCTCGGCGGCGCCCACCGCCGCCGGCGCCCCATCCCTCTCCTTCCGCCGCTCCGTCTCGAGCCTCCACCTCCCTACGCGGCTGCCCTCGCCGCCTCCGCTCCGGCAGCACCTCCCCGTCCGCGCTCTCGCTTTGAAGCGAAACCCCAAACGCTTGAAATACTCCGCTCCGCGCTTCTTCAAG GATGGGGAGAGGATGGTATACGTGGAGATGGACCCTTCGGGATCCGATGGTTGGAAGCTGGAACCCATTATCAAGCTCATCAAAGAAGGAGGCGTCGGTGTGATCCCCACCGATACCGT GTATGCTGTGGTTTGTGATCTGAAAAGTCATTCCTCCATTGAACGCCTTCGCAG AATTAAAGAAGAGGACTCAAAG CCCCTCAGTATTTTATGCCGCTCATTTCAAGATATAGATACTTACACGATGGGTTTCCCACGGGGTAATgctcatggtcaaccaaatatctTTCGAGCTGTAAAGCATTGTTTGCCTGGGCCA TATACCTTTATTCTACCTGCAAGCAAGCAGCTGCCAAAACAATGCATAAAGCCTGGGATGGCAGCTAAATATGCATCAAGGAAGCATGTTGGTGTTCGTATTCCAGATGATTCTATCTGTCAAGCCATATTGCAAAACTTGGATGCACCTTTGGTTTGTACAAG TGTAAAGTGGCCTGAAAAAGATCAGTGGATGGTGGATCCCGTTATCATTGCAGATACCTATGAGCCAGAG GGtcttgattttgttgttgaTGGTGGTATGAGAGTGGCTGACCCATCGACGGTAGTTGATATGACTGGAGCTTGTCCAAAAGTCATTCGGCAAGGAAAG GGACCAAGGCTAGACTGGATGGTGGTGGAAGGTGAAGACCCTGCTGCACAAGAGGAGTTGCCTTTTCTTCAAGCAGCTTGA
- the LOC103707861 gene encoding F-box protein At1g67340 yields METRSGSRYPKLQSEVNGGEGDRKRRRGQVKEYLSGKRRREASPAEEGSGDEEPNFLNQLPDDIVVCILCKLSSSAACPSDLINVLLICKRLNGLGLHPLVLSRAAAKSLAVRAKNWSESAHRFLKQCADAGNLEACFILGMIRFYCLQNRGSGAALMARAAMGSHAAALYSLAVIQFNGSGGSKNGRDLRAGVALCARAAFLGHVDALRELGHCLQDGYGVRRNVAEGRRFLVQANARELAAVLSSSSWPPAAVPTGCCPLLSDFGWSVPATEPHPANRFLVEWFGARGGVAGDELRLCSHGGCGRPETRRHEFRRCSVCGTVNYCSRACQALDWKLAHKVDCAPMEQWLLDGAAAPAAAVGGGDAAME; encoded by the exons ATGGAAACGAGGAGCGGCTCGCGATACCCGAAGCTCCAATCGGAGGTTAATGGAGGGGAGGGGGATAGGAAGCGGCGGAGAGGCCAAGTCAAGGAATATTTATCCGGGAAGCGGCGGCGAGAAGCGTCGCCGGCGGAGGAGGGAAGTGGTGATGAAGAGCCCAACTTTTTAAATCAATTGCCGGACGATATTGTCGTCTGTATCCTCTGCAAGCTCAGCTCCTCCGCCGCTTGTCCTTCTGACCTAATCAACGTTCTCTTAAT CTGCAAAAGATTGAACGGATTAGGTTTGCATCCCCTGGTTctctcgagggcggcggcgAAATCACTCGCTGTCCGGGCGAAAAACTGGTCAGAATCCGCTCACCGGTTCTTAAAACAGTGCGCCGATGCCGGAAATCTTGAAGCATGCTTTATTCTCGGCATG ATCCGATTCTACTGCCTCCAGAACAGGGGGAGCGGGGCGGCGCTGATGGCGCGGGCGGCGATGGGGTCGCACGCGGCGGCGCTCTACTCGCTGGCGGTGATCCAGTTCAACGGCAGCGGGGGTTCAAAGAACGGCAGAGACCTCCGGGCCGGCGTCGCGCTGTGCGCCCGCGCGGCCTTCCTCGGCCACGTCGACGCCCTCCGCGAGCTCGGCCACTGCCTCCAGGACGGCTACGGCGTCCGCCGTAACGTCGCCGAAGGCCGCCGCTTCCTCGTTCAGGCCAACGCCCGCGAGCTCGCCGCCGTCCTCTCCTCCTCATCCTGGCCACCGGCGGCGGTGCCGACAGGGTGCTGCCCCCTTCTGAGCGACTTCGGGTGGAGCGTGCCGGCGACGGAGCCGCACCCGGCGAACCGGTTCCTGGTGGAGTGGTTCGGCGCTCGGGGCGGCGTGGCGGGGGACGAGCTGAGGCTGTGTTCGCACGGGGGGTGTGGGCGTCCGGAGACGCGGCGGCACGAGTTCCGGCGGTGCTCGGTGTGCGGGACGGTGAACTACTGCTCCCGTGCGTGCCAAGCTCTGGACTGGAAGCTCGCCCACAAGGTCGACTGCGCCCCCATGGAACAATGGCTCCTCGACGGCGCCGCCgctccggcggcggcggtgggtgGTGGTGACGCTGCGATGGAGTGA